One genomic segment of Pedobacter endophyticus includes these proteins:
- a CDS encoding glycosyltransferase family protein: MGKIESITFFYPSTIVGGAEFLFIRLAENICQRFNVRIYYVDFEDGFARKTLRNNHKISFIDFFRFKRHYIPANTLVVTPLSSIIDLLKFDKCEGDFKVLFWSIHPFALNNVMKHYLNGKLNKIIFTEDLNEFIALGGIKFMDGPNYSIQRNIFQFSGEPSYLPIPVRIAEKSNAYRTSANIRITWLGRLSEDKIFALLNVLNHANTFASTSSRSVYVNIIGEGEAANLLLMESYPNLNIVRHGSLISTELYEVLTNDTDVLFAMGTSALEGGALAIPTVLVDMSYSEIPDSNRFRWLYETIDFSLADEYTPEQSDRHLFDQLMNEVSLRHDIHATRCHTYVSTYHSMDAVGSSLMDALEKTDLTISRLKKSSFSQFGKLNLLSVVKSYIIFLCKKF, from the coding sequence ATGGGTAAAATAGAGTCAATTACATTCTTCTATCCAAGTACAATTGTTGGCGGAGCAGAATTTTTATTTATAAGATTGGCTGAAAACATTTGCCAAAGGTTTAATGTAAGGATCTATTATGTGGATTTTGAAGACGGTTTCGCAAGGAAAACTCTGAGAAACAATCATAAAATTTCTTTCATCGATTTTTTTAGATTTAAAAGGCATTATATTCCGGCAAATACGCTAGTTGTAACTCCGCTGTCCTCAATAATTGATTTATTAAAGTTCGATAAATGCGAAGGTGATTTCAAGGTCCTATTTTGGTCTATCCATCCGTTTGCTTTGAACAATGTAATGAAACATTATCTAAATGGTAAACTAAATAAAATTATTTTTACGGAGGATTTAAATGAGTTCATTGCTTTGGGGGGAATTAAGTTTATGGATGGGCCAAACTATTCGATTCAGCGAAACATCTTCCAATTTTCCGGCGAACCGAGCTATTTGCCTATTCCAGTTCGTATTGCTGAGAAGAGTAATGCTTACAGAACCAGTGCAAACATTAGGATAACTTGGCTTGGGCGATTATCAGAGGATAAGATTTTCGCATTATTAAATGTATTGAACCACGCAAATACTTTCGCATCTACGTCCTCAAGAAGTGTTTATGTAAACATTATTGGAGAAGGTGAAGCCGCAAATCTTCTGTTGATGGAAAGCTATCCTAACTTAAATATTGTCAGACATGGTAGCTTGATTTCAACAGAACTTTATGAGGTGCTAACAAACGACACAGACGTGCTTTTTGCTATGGGGACTTCAGCGCTTGAAGGCGGAGCACTCGCAATTCCAACAGTTCTGGTTGATATGTCGTATTCTGAAATTCCAGACTCAAACCGATTTAGATGGCTCTATGAAACTATTGATTTCTCATTGGCAGATGAATATACCCCTGAACAATCAGATCGGCATTTGTTTGATCAATTGATGAATGAGGTTAGTTTAAGACATGATATTCACGCTACGAGATGTCATACATATGTTTCCACTTATCACAGTATGGACGCTGTTGGCTCAAGTTTAATGGATGCCTTAGAGAAAACGGATTTGACAATTAGCAGGTTAAAAAAATCCAGTTTTTCTCAGTTCGGAAAGTTAAATTTGCTTTCGGTCGTTAAATCATATATAATATTTCTATGCAAAAAATTTTAA